In a genomic window of Passer domesticus isolate bPasDom1 chromosome 3, bPasDom1.hap1, whole genome shotgun sequence:
- the LOC135297829 gene encoding small ribosomal subunit protein eS19-like — protein sequence MEIFQPRKKYLAPGILRRSFLVRKNPHRDQISSSPAVPERGFPSPLAKLKNQFYTRAASPAQHLSLYSGAGVGSMPKVHWSRQPCGVRPSHFSRGSGTVARRVLPAIEAPKAVEKDQDESQKMTPQRQRDLHLIAAQVATGTNNH from the coding sequence ATGGAGATTTTTCAGCCCAGAAAGAAATACCTAGCCCCGGGAATTCTCCGGCGCTCCTTCCTGGTTCGGAAGAATCCCCACAGGGATCAGATTTCCAGCAGCCCGGCAGTCCCAGAACGGGGGTTCCCATCCCCCCTCGCGAAATTAAAGAACCAGTTTTACACAAGAGCAGCCTCCCCGGCCCAGCACCTATCCCTGTACAGCGGGGCCGGCGTGGGCTCCATGCCCAAGGTGCACTGGAGCCGGCAGCCCTGTGGGGTGCGGCCCAGCCACTTCAGCCGCGGCTCGGGCACCGTAGCCCGCCGGGTGCTGCCCGCGATCGAGGCACCCAAGGCGGTCGAAAAGGACCAAGACGAGAGCCAGAAGATGACTCCGCAGAGGCAGCGGGACCTGCATCTCATCGCTGCGCAGGTCGCCACTGGCACCAACAACCACTGA